GTAATGACGGTTTTCATGATATCTGTATTGTTGAATAATTGTTTTCCAAAATTAAGTTCAAAATCTTAATTTACATCATTTTGGCAAAATAATTTCGCCTTTATGTGAAATTTCTTATATTTGGAGTGTAATAAATGTCTTATAGTATGAAAATTGTTTTTTCTGTTTTCCTTGTGTTGACCATAATGTCGTGCCAACCGAAAGAACTTCCTACCATTCTGGAACAATCAGATGGCTATGTTCTGATGAAACTTTCTCATCAAACCACAAAAACCGAATTGGAGTCCATGTCCATAAAACTGGCTAACCAAAACATTGAAATGGATTACTCCAATTCCGAATTTTTGGAAGATGGTAGACTCCGGATTCTTAAACTTGTCGTCAAAACGCCCGACGGGAGCACCGGAACAACTTCTGCAGATATTGTTAATTTGCAATATAAGTATTTCGGATTTTTATATGATAAAGCGGGTGCGCCTGTTTTCAGAATTGGAGAAATGTAATTGTATTACCTTCATTTGAAAATTTTATTTCAGCTTTTATGGGTGGAAGCTGCATGGTGAAATTTGTTTTTTTCAAACTCTATATTACTACTTAATTGATCGTTTACGAATTCTTTTCTCAACAGGAATTCTTTTAATTATAAATACTTAAGGTCTTTTTATACTGAGTATATGACATTTTCTATTAATTATTACAGTAATCTTAAGCTGTGCTGAATATTGTTTAAAAAATTTATATTCATTGTATTATTATCTGAATATTGTCCTGATTTATATTATTATTAATGAATGAAATCTATATTATTTAATTATATCTGATTATTATTCACTATTAATGGCAATAGGCTATATATTTGCATCATCAAACGTGATAAATGCTTTTGAAATACAATAATGTGAGGTGTTGAAATTGGCAGACATACCCTCCTGTCTCGGGGGTGGGGAACAAATGATAAATTGCGTACATTCGGATTGAGCTTCAATTCAATCGGAATGAACCTGACTAAATGCCCCGTGGAGGTTCGAATCCTTCTCTCACAGCCAAATTTTATCAGATGAAAGTATCTGAAAAAAATGATGTTATAATAATTTTGTGAGGTGTTGAAATTGGCAGACATACCCTCCTGTCTCGGGGGTGGGGAGTTCATGATAAACGAAAGGTATGGATTGACCACAAAGCCTGTTGTCAGGTTTTGCCTTTTGGCTAAGTGCCCCGTGGAGGTTCGAATCCTTCTCTCACAGCTCTTTTTCAAATTGTTTTTGTGTAGTACTTAATGAATAAAATTTCAGATTTGGTTATATTGGGTCTGTGAAAAAAAAACACAGATATAAGAGCCGGGGCAGATTGCTTCCCGGCTTTTGTATTTTAAAATTTTACTCCATTTTTTATTTTGCACTTTTGTTGATATTCAGTTGTATAGACATTTTAAAATAAAATATATCTTTTCACTTAACTATTTATAGCGTCCCCATCATTTTTCATCTTAACTTGAGCAATCAAAGCAAAGAATTATGATATGATAGAAGTTCAACAAAATTTTCTTTCAAACCCTTAAGTTTCTTTATTTTGTGCATTTCAATCTCATAATAATACTCACCGGTAGGTATGGTTTAAAATAAATCAGATTAGATGAAATACAGAAATATATTTGTAGCTGCCACAAGTCAACATGTCGGAAAGACAACTTCCACGTTAGGATTGGTTTCATCTTTTATGAAAAAAGGATTAAAAGTTGGGTATTGTAAGCCTGTCGGACAAAAATTTCTCGATCTTCAGAATCTTCGGGTGGATAAGGATACTATTCTTTTTGCAGATCTGATCAATTTTGACATTATTCCGGAGTTGCACAGCCCGGTAATATTGGGTCCGGGAGCTACTGAAAAATATCTTGACAATCCACAACAGATAAATCTGGACGAGATCATCCTGAATGCGGAATATGAACTCAGAAAGGCAAATGAACTCGTTATTTATGAAGGCACAGGACATACCGGTGTTGGAAGTGTTGCCAATCTTTCAAATGCCAGAGTAGCAAAATTGCTTGACGCCGGGGTGGTGATGGTTGTAGAAGGGGGTATTGGCAGTACTATAGATATGTTAAATATGACAACTGCATTATTCAGGGAGGAAAATGTTCCCATTATTGGAGTTATTATCAATAAAGTATTACCGGATAAAGTTGATAAAATCAGACATTATGTTGGAAAATGGTTGGAAAGTCGATCTTTGCCATTGCTGGGTGTTATTCCTTATGAAAAGACGCTTGCTTATCCACTGATCCGATCCGTAGCAGAAGCAGTGCGGGGTGTTGTCACATATAACGCAGATTATCAGGAGAATAAAGTAGAAAGCATACTCGCAGGCTCGTTGATAGACCTGAAAGAGCTGAAGAGTTCACAGGATATGCTGCTTGTTGTGGCCACCAGATCCATCAACGAAGCTATCAGAAAAATCGAACTAATGGCTTCACACCATGGCATTAATAACTGTCCGCTGTCCGGTATTGTAGCGACAGGTGAGGGACAGATGGATCGGCACACACTCAAATATATCGAACAAAACAATCTTCCCCTTATCAGATCTGAATTGGACACTTACGGTGCTGTACTCAGGATAAGTAAAATCGAAGTGAAAATCAATAGAAGTACCCCCTGGAAAATCAAAATGGCCATTGATATGATCGAAAAAAATGTTGACCTGGAAGCCATTCTGAAAGCATCAGAAAGATAAACTTTTATTTATACATCAAACAATTGCCTGACATAATATTGATATACATTTAAATGTATTGAAGGACTATTGAATTGATACCGGCTGATCTGATAATAATCCTCAATAATCTCTGCCTGCTGTTCAAAATTAAAATCAGTCAGTTTTGATTTCAAAAACATTCTGCGATACAACTCTTCTACTCCGCCGTAATCATAAACCATATCACTTTTTTGCGCTTTAATTGCCTTTGAAATATAGACCGAACCAAAATGCTGGTATTGCCACACATGTACCAGTTCATGTATAAAAATCCGACTCTTGATTTTCTTTTTATAATTTATGGTATTGAAACTGACATAAGCGATAGCCAGTTTTTTTAAACCTAATCTTGCATTATCATCGACCCTGACCAATTCATATCTGATGGTATCACCAAAAATGGTTTTAGCAAGTGCAATTTCTTTATTATTAAGGGGACGTATATTCCACTTTATCAGGTCAAAAAGTGTTTCATATATTTCAGGAATTCCCACTACATCTGCGAGATAACACAATAAATCAGCAGACCACTCCCCAAAGCCTTTCGCTTTAAAGCGATTGACATATTTTGTTTTATAAAATATTCCGGTGAAGTGATAGATTAATCGTTTCCAACGCTTTGTAAAAGTTATTGCAAAAAACAAAAGCCTCTGCTTTGCAAGATTCAGCTTTCTCATAGGTCAATCAAATCTGAGGGCTTTGACCGGTGTTATTCTTGAAACCAACCAAGTTGGAAAAACCATAAAAACCACCGTCACTACAAATGCCGCAAGATTTAATAATAAAATAGTCATCCAACTGATTTCTATTGGTGCCGTGTCAAGATAATAATTGGCTTCATCCAATTTAATATATTTAAAGTGTTTTTGAGCCAATGCTATGCCAATTCCGAGAAAATTTCCTGCCAATAATCCAAAAAAGATGATATATCCGGCATTGTACAGAAATATTTTTCGGATAAACCAGTTGTTGGCACCTAATGATTTCAATACGCCAATCATGTGTGTTCTTTCCAGAATCAAAATGAGTAATACCGTGATCATGTTTATGATTGCCACCAGAATCATCAATTGTAATATAATGGTTTCATTGATATCCTGAAGTTGGAGCCATTCAAATATGCCGGGAAACTTACTTCTGATTGATTCTGCATAAAGCCGTGGTGGAACTACATCATAATATATATAGTCCGCATAAATATCCAGATCTTTGATGTCATCCAATATCACTTCAATTCCCTGTACATCTGTGGTTTTCCAACCTAATACATCCTGAAGTTTTGCCAGATCTACCAATGCCAGCTTACGATCATACTCTTCGAGTCCGGTGTTATATATGCCGCAAATCTGAAATCTCTTTTTTATCTGATTGTTATCCCTGATAAAATGCATCACCACTTTTTCACCTACTTTGACACCCAGTTTTCGGGCAATATTTCTCGAAATCAGCAAATCTGAAGACAGAGTATCTTTGTTATACCCAATGACATCGCCTTCTACGATAAATTCTTTCATTCTGTCCCAGTCATACCCGCTATCGACACCTTTGAGCAGGAGGCCGTGCATATCATTATTTTTTGTGCTCATCAACGCCGGAAGAACTATAAAAGGATGCGCTCCTTTAACACCGCCGTATGTAGATTTTGACTTGTAATTTCCTTCTAATTTATAACCTAAAATACTGGCTTCCTCCTGATAATCGATTTCCTGGATATCCCGGATTGTATTGATATACTCTTCATCTGAAGAAACAGGAATCAGCTCAAAATTTCGGTTAACATTGCTGTCTGTGATATGAATATGACCCCAAAAACCAAAAATCTTTTCTGTAATTTCTTTTTTAAATCCGTCGATGACAGCCGTGGTCAGAATCATCACAGAAAGACTGATAGCTATTGCAACTATAGCAATACGAATAATAATTCTGGTAAAAGAATTAGATTTCGAAAATGCGATACGTTTGGCAATAAAATGTTCAGGATTCATAAATTGTTTTTCAATCCCTGTTTAAGGGGATTTATATTACTTTTGCACAAAAAAAGACAAAAGTAATGAATTTTATAGAAGAATTGCGATGGAGAGGAATGCTTCATGATGTCACGCCGGGTGTGGAAGAATATTTGAACGATAACATTACAACAGGATATATAGGTTTTGATCCGACAGCACCGAGTATGACGATAGGGAATTTTGTACAGATTATGCTATTAAGGCTGTTCCAGCTTTCGGGCCACAGACCGGTGGTGTTGATGGGAGGTGCCACAGGTCGTATCGGAGACCCTTCTTTTAAAGAAAATGAAAGGGAATTAAAATCTTACGAAGAATTAGATAAAAACTTAAGTTTTCAGCAGGAGCAACTGAAAAAATTCCTAGATTTTGACGGTCCCAATGCCGCAATTATGGTCAATAATCTGGATTTTTATAAAAATATGAACGTTCTTGATTTTTTGAGAAATGCAGGAAAAACACTGACTGTAAACTATATGATGAGCAAAGATTCCGTCAAAAAGCGATTGGAAACGGGCCTGTCGTTTACAGAATTTACTTATCAGTTGTTACAATCTTATGATTTTCAACTTTTGTATGACCAATATGACTGCAAACTTCAGATGGGTGGATCGGACCAATGGGGAAATATCACTTCGGGAACAGAATTTATACGCCGCAATTGTGAAGGGAAGGCGTATGCGATTACAACACCCTTACTGACCAAAGCAGACGGGACTAAGTTTGGTAAATCAGAAGCAGGGAATATCTGGTTGGATCCTGAGTTGACCAGTCCGTACAGGTTTTATCAGTTTTGGCTCAATGCTGATGATGCCGATATATTTAAATTTACAAAGTATTTCACATTAAAACCACGGGAAGAAATTGCAGCTTTGTTTGAAAAATTCGAAAACGACCCAAGACAAATTAAAGCATTACTTGCAGAAGAACTGACCAGACGGGTACATTCTGAAGAGGCGTTTGAATCTGTTATGCAGGTCAGCCATATTCTTTTTAATAAAGATTCAGATGCGGCATCTCTACTGTCAATGCCGGAGAATGTATTGGAAACGATCGCAGGAGAAATTCCGGCATTCGAAGTAGCAGGTTCTGTGTTTGACAATCCTGTGAATATCACTGATTTACTGGCAGAACATACTTCCATTTTAAGTTCAAAAAGTGATGTCAGAAAAGCCATTCAAAATAATGCGGTGAGTGTCAATAAAATTAAAATATCCGGCCATGACGCCACTATATCGAAGTCAGACTTACTTCATGGAAAATATCTGATGGTGGAGAATGGTAAAAAGAACAAGTTTATAATCAGGTCACTCTAATTTTTTGTGTTTTCCGGAATAAATGTATATTTGTATAAACTTAACACACAAATATGGAAAAACCAAAATGTCCGGAATGTGGTGACGAATATACAGGCAGACGAGATAAAAAATTTTGCAGCGATCAATGCCGTACTGCTTTCTATAACAGGCAGAACAGCGATCAGAGTAAGTTTATGAAGAACATCAATAACATTCTGAGAAAAAACAGAAGAATACTGATGGAACTGAACCCTGACGGGAAAACCAAAGTGACAAAAACGGATCTGCTGGATGAAGGATTTAAATTTGCATATTTTACGAATGAATATGTCACAAAAAATGGTAATACATACCGATTTTGTTACGAACAAGGATATCTCAGATTGGAAGATAATCTGTATGCTCTCGTTATCAGAAAGGAGTACGTTGAATAAAACATTGAAAAAATCAGCAACAATTTAATTTTTTAAAATCATAATAATCAAATGGAAGTTATCATTCAATCCACCCACGGAGATTTAAATTTTAAGGGAACCAATGAAAGGGGACAAAGCATACAACTCTCCGGGAATAAAGAAGCAGTAAGTCCTATGGAAGCGGTACTCATGGCAGCAGCAGGGTGTAGCTCCATCGATGTGGAGTTATTTCTGAAAAAAATGAGACAGGATATAAAAAGTATTTTGGTCAAAGTGACGGGAGAAAGAGTCGATGCTGTTCCGGCCGTATTCAGTTCCATTCACATGCATTACATTCTCACAGGAGATATCAAAGAAGCAAAAGCCAAACAAGCAATTGAAATGTCTATTGAAAAGTATTGTTCGGTATCTATCATGCTGGGAGCTACCGTAAAAATTTCGCATAGTTTTGAAATCACTTAATCTAACATGAATTCGATTACTAATACATTCATTTCCAATAATTTATACTTCAAATCCAAATTTTAGTAAATACCCTGAAAGGGTATAATATTTATAGCCCTGGGGTTGAAACCCGGGGTAAAAATTAAATAAGACCTAATTTTGGCGGGATTTTTGCTAAAAAATGCAAAAATTGTGACAAAATTATATCGAACTCATGTTAATTTAAATCAATTGTCGAACTTCACAAGGTAGATTAAATCTCAAGGTTCTCAAGTCAGACTTGTCATAAGTTGGGCGAACTCACCTCTTAATGAAGGAAATTTTTTTACCAATCTCTTGAGTTCTTTCTCAAAGCGATGAGTTGGATAAATATTATAACTCATTTAGTAGATCTTCCGCTTTTTTTAATTTGATTTTTCCTTGTTTATGTAACTTTACTTGTTGGGCAGCCTCAGACAGGTCTTCCCATAATCCAACTGCTCCGGGGCTTACAGACTTTACATTTTTTACAAATGAAAGACTTTTTAAAACTTTCATTCCAAAATTGGCATCATTATCCTGAATTTCTACTAATACTTTCACAATACAACTTTTGATTAAAAAATGAAATAAAATATTTATTTAAAAGTAAACGCATATCCTAATAATTTAGTTCTTTTAGATTATTTAAAAGCTATATTAAAGCTGACAAATGCAGGATTTACAATAACTGATTCTGACTTATCCCTTTATACAGCTGTTTTGATTCAAAAACAACCTGCTTCGACTTTCATTTTTTGAGAAAAAGTACGGAACTGCCCACCTTTGTGTCATGAAATCAAAAAACGTGTTTCTCTTTTTTGCTTGACTTTATCGGAAGTATGCTTGGATTCGTCTGAATAAACCATTGACCATGCAACATATCATTAACCGAAATCGTCTTTATTGTGATTTAAATTTTAAATAATGTCTTTTAGCAAATTTTAAATCTGCAAGACTTTTTAAAATTGTAAACATTTATTCATTAATCAAATTAAAAAATTTAAGTTATGTCAAATTATATCAGTATCAGCGGACCTTTTGCAAGTGGATTGAGACCAAAATCCTTTTTCTCTGAAACAAAAGAAATATACAGGTCCAAATTAATGAACTCTGAAGCCGGCGTCAAAGCGCCAAAATCTAAGTATCATTTTGAAAGCTCTGAAAAAGGAAGTGAAAATCCTGTTTACAATGAGTTTATGGTAATGGCTCCCTGGATCTTAGCCGGATCAGTCCTTTTGTTGAGTTTCTTTTAATAGCTACATCCTGTTTTTTCCCGAATATATGCTTATTGAGGTGAAGTCGAATTAAAAGTTGATTTGAACTTAGCCTCAATAAGCCCACTTACAACAAATATTTTTGCGTAATAATTGAAGAAATAAAAGTTATTAATATCTTTAAAACTTTTATTAATCAAAACGCAAACAATGAACAGGTACATTCAAATCCAACTTTCTGCCATGATGTTTCTGCAGTTTTTTATCTGGGGAGCATGGTTTGTGACATTAGGTACTTTTTTGGGAAATAATATGAGTGCATCCGGCAGTGAAATCGGTCAGGCATTCAGTACACAGTCCTGGGGAGCGATTATAGCACCCTTTATTATTGGCTTGATAGCTGACAGATTTTTTAATGCTGAAAAGATATTGGGCATTCTTCATCTGGTGGGTGCTTTTCTGATGTATCAGATGGCTTCAGCTGAATCATTCACCAACTTTTATCCACTGGTATTGGGCTACATGATTGTCTATATGCCCACTTTGGCATTGGTCAACTCCGTA
The genomic region above belongs to Saprospiraceae bacterium and contains:
- a CDS encoding AAA family ATPase, whose translation is MKYRNIFVAATSQHVGKTTSTLGLVSSFMKKGLKVGYCKPVGQKFLDLQNLRVDKDTILFADLINFDIIPELHSPVILGPGATEKYLDNPQQINLDEIILNAEYELRKANELVIYEGTGHTGVGSVANLSNARVAKLLDAGVVMVVEGGIGSTIDMLNMTTALFREENVPIIGVIINKVLPDKVDKIRHYVGKWLESRSLPLLGVIPYEKTLAYPLIRSVAEAVRGVVTYNADYQENKVESILAGSLIDLKELKSSQDMLLVVATRSINEAIRKIELMASHHGINNCPLSGIVATGEGQMDRHTLKYIEQNNLPLIRSELDTYGAVLRISKIEVKINRSTPWKIKMAIDMIEKNVDLEAILKASER
- a CDS encoding tyrosine--tRNA ligase yields the protein MNFIEELRWRGMLHDVTPGVEEYLNDNITTGYIGFDPTAPSMTIGNFVQIMLLRLFQLSGHRPVVLMGGATGRIGDPSFKENERELKSYEELDKNLSFQQEQLKKFLDFDGPNAAIMVNNLDFYKNMNVLDFLRNAGKTLTVNYMMSKDSVKKRLETGLSFTEFTYQLLQSYDFQLLYDQYDCKLQMGGSDQWGNITSGTEFIRRNCEGKAYAITTPLLTKADGTKFGKSEAGNIWLDPELTSPYRFYQFWLNADDADIFKFTKYFTLKPREEIAALFEKFENDPRQIKALLAEELTRRVHSEEAFESVMQVSHILFNKDSDAASLLSMPENVLETIAGEIPAFEVAGSVFDNPVNITDLLAEHTSILSSKSDVRKAIQNNAVSVNKIKISGHDATISKSDLLHGKYLMVENGKKNKFIIRSL
- a CDS encoding OsmC family protein produces the protein MEVIIQSTHGDLNFKGTNERGQSIQLSGNKEAVSPMEAVLMAAAGCSSIDVELFLKKMRQDIKSILVKVTGERVDAVPAVFSSIHMHYILTGDIKEAKAKQAIEMSIEKYCSVSIMLGATVKISHSFEIT
- a CDS encoding ABC transporter permease, with translation MNPEHFIAKRIAFSKSNSFTRIIIRIAIVAIAISLSVMILTTAVIDGFKKEITEKIFGFWGHIHITDSNVNRNFELIPVSSDEEYINTIRDIQEIDYQEEASILGYKLEGNYKSKSTYGGVKGAHPFIVLPALMSTKNNDMHGLLLKGVDSGYDWDRMKEFIVEGDVIGYNKDTLSSDLLISRNIARKLGVKVGEKVVMHFIRDNNQIKKRFQICGIYNTGLEEYDRKLALVDLAKLQDVLGWKTTDVQGIEVILDDIKDLDIYADYIYYDVVPPRLYAESIRSKFPGIFEWLQLQDINETIILQLMILVAIINMITVLLILILERTHMIGVLKSLGANNWFIRKIFLYNAGYIIFFGLLAGNFLGIGIALAQKHFKYIKLDEANYYLDTAPIEISWMTILLLNLAAFVVTVVFMVFPTWLVSRITPVKALRFD